The following proteins come from a genomic window of Merismopedia glauca CCAP 1448/3:
- a CDS encoding PIN domain-containing protein, which yields MPLIYLDVCCLNRPFDVQEQELVRLETEAIRLTLERCQSGGWQLLTSEVIKIELAQISDAERKQAIETITSIAKFQVRIDENIQTRGAFLQSLGIQLFDSLHIACAETGKADVMLTVDYRLLRKTATYRQELIVTVANPVTWLMEVYQ from the coding sequence ATGCCACTAATCTACTTAGATGTTTGCTGTTTAAATCGTCCATTTGATGTTCAAGAACAAGAACTTGTTCGACTTGAGACAGAAGCAATACGGCTAACTTTAGAACGATGTCAATCAGGAGGATGGCAGTTATTAACTAGTGAAGTAATTAAGATAGAATTAGCACAAATTTCTGATGCCGAACGCAAGCAAGCTATTGAAACAATAACTTCTATAGCAAAGTTTCAAGTTAGAATCGATGAAAATATTCAAACCCGTGGTGCATTTTTGCAAAGCTTAGGTATCCAACTTTTTGATTCGTTACATATCGCTTGTGCAGAAACAGGCAAAGCAGACGTTATGCTTACAGTTGACTATCGATTATTACGAAAAACTGCAACTTACCGACAAGAGTTAATAGTTACTGTAGCAAATCCAGTTACATGGTTAATGGAGGTTTATCAATGA
- a CDS encoding S-methyl-5'-thioadenosine phosphorylase, which translates to MQAEIGIIGGSGLYRMEALQDVEEVQVNTPFGFPSDALILGTLSGAKVAFLARHGRYHHFLPSELPFRANIYAMKKLGVKYIISASAVGSLQEEVKPLDLVVPDQFIDRTRNRISTFFGEGIVAHIGFGNPVCSQLATVLGDAIASLDLPDVTLHRNGTYLCMEGPAFSTKAESEVYRSWGATVIGMTNLPEAKLAKEAEIAYATLALATDYDCWHPEHASVTVEMVIDNLHKNAVHAQQAIQETVRRVHENPFVSKSHSALKNAILTPLDRVPPATKEKLELLLQKYL; encoded by the coding sequence ATGCAAGCAGAAATTGGCATAATTGGCGGTAGCGGCTTATATCGCATGGAAGCGCTGCAAGATGTGGAGGAAGTACAGGTAAATACTCCCTTCGGTTTTCCTTCAGATGCTTTGATTTTAGGGACTTTATCTGGTGCAAAAGTTGCTTTTTTAGCACGTCACGGTCGCTATCACCACTTTTTACCTTCAGAACTGCCTTTTCGTGCCAATATCTACGCCATGAAAAAGCTGGGTGTGAAATATATTATTTCAGCTTCGGCGGTAGGTTCTTTACAAGAAGAGGTGAAACCGCTAGATTTAGTAGTTCCCGATCAATTCATAGATCGCACCAGAAACCGCATTTCTACCTTCTTTGGGGAAGGAATTGTCGCGCATATCGGCTTCGGCAATCCAGTTTGTAGCCAGTTAGCTACAGTGCTAGGAGATGCGATCGCTTCTCTCGATCTTCCTGATGTCACTTTACACCGCAATGGCACTTATTTGTGCATGGAAGGCCCCGCATTTTCCACTAAAGCCGAATCTGAAGTTTACCGCAGTTGGGGTGCGACAGTGATTGGAATGACTAATCTCCCAGAAGCGAAGTTAGCCAAGGAAGCAGAAATCGCCTATGCTACCCTAGCCTTAGCGACAGATTACGATTGTTGGCATCCAGAACACGCTAGCGTGACTGTAGAAATGGTAATTGATAACCTACATAAAAATGCGGTTCACGCACAACAAGCCATTCAAGAAACAGTGCGAAGAGTTCATGAAAACCCGTTTGTTTCTAAATCTCATTCGGCTTTAAAAAACGCTATTTTAACTCCCTTAGATCGGGTTCCACCAGCAACTAAAGAGAAGTTAGAATTATTGTTACAGAAGTATTTATGA